From one Treponema denticola genomic stretch:
- a CDS encoding ABC transporter ATP-binding protein, with protein sequence MKKNEEKKKAKKEKQAGVVSRILSYAGKHKPFIYVSLFLSSLSTVALLIPYAVVFYVMRDIISAYMSGVPIDINRMIFYGAAALISAAAGFLLYFGALICSHITAFNLMGNMNMRLAETFARLPVGWHTSHASGSVRKVFEKNVHSLEGLIAHMLPDVVQNIVSPIAVLFLLFFFDWRFGLISFLTLVIAFVLQGVMMAKGKKMGFMESYENSLEKMNSAGTEYIRGISVIKTFNQSVHRFKDFYSSIINYRDNVLKYTVAWENGFAVFLALLKAGFIFLVPAAFIFAGTAGDGEPYAKFLYGFIFYLSLSPVLFNMMIKIVYGSTLNLQGGDALNRIEAILNEKPAPEPEHSIMPKKFDIEFKDVVFSYKEEGTQETQTAEQSFKKAISGISLKLPEHSLTALVGPSGGGKTTLVNLLGRFWETDSGEITIGGVNIKDIKTDDLMHLISFVFQENKLFNESIFENIRYGKKDATREEVLAVLQKAECMDIIEKLPDGIDTVYGTKGIYLSGGEAQRLAIARSLLHDAPIIVLDEATSFADAENEHKIKKTLSQLLKDKTVIMIAHRLSSIVNADQICVINEGKIEETGTHAELLAKTGMYNSMWNNFQSGISWKLAAGE encoded by the coding sequence ATGAAAAAAAATGAAGAAAAAAAGAAGGCCAAAAAGGAAAAACAGGCGGGGGTTGTAAGCCGCATTCTATCTTATGCGGGAAAGCATAAACCCTTTATCTATGTGTCGCTTTTTTTATCGAGCTTGAGTACGGTTGCACTGCTTATTCCGTATGCAGTTGTATTTTATGTTATGCGCGATATTATTTCAGCTTATATGTCGGGTGTGCCGATCGATATAAACCGGATGATTTTTTACGGAGCGGCGGCTCTTATTTCCGCTGCAGCAGGTTTCCTTTTGTACTTCGGTGCTCTTATATGTTCGCATATTACCGCATTCAATTTAATGGGGAATATGAATATGCGCTTGGCGGAAACATTTGCCCGCCTTCCGGTCGGCTGGCACACATCACATGCAAGCGGTTCTGTGCGAAAGGTATTTGAAAAAAATGTCCATTCGCTTGAAGGGCTTATTGCACACATGCTGCCCGATGTCGTACAAAATATAGTTAGTCCGATTGCCGTTTTGTTTTTACTTTTCTTTTTTGATTGGCGGTTCGGCCTTATTTCATTTTTGACACTTGTTATCGCCTTTGTTCTTCAAGGTGTGATGATGGCAAAGGGCAAAAAAATGGGATTTATGGAAAGTTATGAAAACTCACTTGAAAAAATGAACAGTGCCGGTACGGAATATATCCGCGGTATTTCGGTTATTAAAACTTTTAATCAATCGGTACACCGCTTTAAGGATTTTTACAGTTCGATTATAAACTACCGCGATAATGTTTTAAAGTATACCGTTGCTTGGGAAAACGGCTTTGCAGTTTTTCTTGCTCTATTAAAAGCGGGCTTTATCTTTTTGGTTCCCGCCGCATTTATCTTTGCCGGAACGGCAGGAGATGGCGAACCTTATGCAAAGTTTTTGTACGGCTTTATTTTTTATCTTTCTCTTTCGCCTGTTTTATTTAATATGATGATAAAAATCGTGTACGGTTCAACTTTGAATCTTCAGGGAGGAGATGCCCTCAACCGCATCGAAGCTATCTTAAATGAAAAGCCTGCCCCCGAACCGGAACATTCGATTATGCCGAAAAAATTCGATATTGAGTTTAAGGATGTTGTATTTTCTTATAAAGAAGAAGGAACACAAGAGACACAAACTGCCGAACAGTCTTTTAAAAAGGCTATCAGCGGCATATCGCTTAAACTTCCCGAACATTCGTTGACCGCCCTTGTCGGACCTTCGGGCGGCGGAAAAACCACCCTCGTCAATTTACTCGGACGCTTTTGGGAAACCGATTCCGGAGAAATTACCATCGGCGGCGTAAATATCAAAGATATCAAAACAGATGACCTCATGCACCTTATCAGCTTTGTGTTTCAGGAAAATAAACTTTTTAATGAAAGCATTTTTGAAAATATCCGCTACGGTAAAAAAGATGCAACACGCGAAGAAGTCCTTGCAGTACTGCAAAAAGCAGAGTGCATGGATATTATCGAAAAGCTGCCTGACGGAATAGACACGGTATACGGTACTAAGGGAATATACCTTTCCGGAGGAGAAGCACAGAGGCTTGCGATTGCCCGCTCCCTTTTGCATGATGCTCCGATTATTGTTCTCGATGAGGCCACCAGCTTTGCCGATGCAGAAAACGAGCATAAAATCAAAAAAACATTAAGTCAATTACTTAAAGACAAAACGGTAATAATGATTGCTCATCGTCTTTCTTCAATTGTCAATGCAGATCAAATCTGCGTTATCAATGAAGGCAAAATTGAAGAGACCGGAACTCATGCAGAGCTTTTAGCAAAGACCGGCATGTACAACAGCATGTGGAACAACTTCCAATCGGGTATAAGCTGGAAACTGGCTGCGGGAGAATAA
- a CDS encoding MptD family putative ECF transporter S component, with amino-acid sequence MNNKLVLKDLINIAIFSVIYFVGLTVIGTPLGFLVLTFLAVPFAVSVMLGISVLFLLAKVQKPFALFIFVAIPGCLMTLMGHTPVVAIHSLIVAAIAEIVRKVLGYNTAKGNIVSYAVMSLALCGGFWQIFILKEQYFALTEKMMGTAYAAELTGLPIWIMPILYATSFAGGLLGGLLGKKFLKKHFEKTGLV; translated from the coding sequence ATGAACAACAAATTGGTTTTAAAGGATTTGATAAATATCGCCATTTTTTCCGTTATTTATTTTGTTGGGTTGACTGTAATTGGAACTCCCCTTGGTTTTTTGGTGCTGACTTTTTTAGCGGTTCCTTTTGCCGTCAGTGTAATGTTGGGAATCTCAGTACTGTTTTTACTTGCCAAGGTGCAAAAGCCTTTTGCACTTTTTATTTTCGTCGCTATTCCTGGCTGTTTGATGACGCTAATGGGACACACTCCGGTCGTTGCAATCCATTCGCTTATAGTTGCCGCCATTGCGGAAATTGTACGTAAGGTGCTCGGTTATAATACCGCAAAGGGAAACATAGTAAGCTATGCTGTTATGTCGTTAGCATTGTGCGGAGGCTTTTGGCAAATTTTTATTTTAAAAGAGCAATATTTTGCTCTCACCGAAAAAATGATGGGAACCGCCTATGCCGCTGAATTAACGGGATTGCCTATCTGGATTATGCCGATTCTCTACGCGACCTCTTTTGCAGGCGGATTACTCGGCGGGCTTTTGGGTAAAAAGTTCTTAAAGAAACACTTTGAAAAAACAGGGTTGGTTTAA